In Helianthus annuus cultivar XRQ/B chromosome 8, HanXRQr2.0-SUNRISE, whole genome shotgun sequence, a single genomic region encodes these proteins:
- the LOC118480946 gene encoding uncharacterized protein LOC118480946, with translation MWAIDVDVQSVHDLLGIPKKGIDMQNVRTYSKLDVAVEAWRKRYRKRFVAPTNLARSILTSDEANSFHFRLDFLMLFLTVMVECNKNGRMKEWILKTFTGDTDFSKINWCAYLIQQIKSCKDGWKSSDPESPFSGPLTLLALLYVDRVKCTGFPVDRTIYPIVFWSKYELKKRERFEIKRGGFGGEDLHEVGVVRRDPRKTELHANDEVNEIALIEKHLDVMEAKRVTVQKKLEVVFNAHPDNEQVKKLIQRFEKIVHSKKTRGWLWPDSPREKIAGVLMSLNKTVQNPDNDYTEDDVPNAAAVAKINDSNKPNHVDVRNKKRSAASDDLLKKASGNDRGNGNGKRMKNDVSAKASGNDRGDGDGKRMKNDVSAKASGNDQGNGDGKQMKNDVSAKDRGRADKTPEMIDGERCGDATTKKCYMWRHRQQRK, from the exons ATGTGGGCAATAGATGTTGATGTTCAGTCTGTCCATGACCTTCTAGGGATTCCTAAGAAGGGCATAGACATGCAAAATGTACGAACATATTCAAAGCTTGATGTTGCTGTTGAAGCATGGAGAAAACGATATCGTAAACGATTTGTGGCACCAACGAACCTGGCACGATCTATACTCACAAGTGATGAAGCCAACAGTTTTCATTTCCGACTGGACTTCCTGATGTTATTCTTAACCGTCATGGTTGAGTGTAACAAAAATGGGCGAATGAAAGAGtggattttgaaaacttttacAGGAGACACGGATTTTAGTAAAATCAATTGGTGTGCCTATCTGATCCAACAAATCAAATCATGTAAAGATGGCTGGAAGAGTTCTGATCCTGAATCTCCATTTTCTGGACCACTCACACTTTTGGCT TTGCTATATGTCGACAGAGTTAAATGCACAGGATTTCCAGTTGACCGGACAATATACCCAATCGTATTCTGGAGCAAATACGAACTGAAAAAAAGAGAACGGTTTGAGATAAAAAGAGGTGGCTTTGGTGGAGAGGATTTGCATGAAGTTGGTGTGGTTAGACGGGATCCAAGAAAAACAGAGTTACATGCTAATGATGAAGTT AATGAGATTGCATTGATAGAAAAACATTTGGACGTGATGGAGGCGAAAAGAGTTACGGTGCAAAAAAAATTGGAAGTAGTGTTCAATGCTCATCCAGACAACGAGCAAGTTaaaaaattgatacaacgatttgAGAAAATTGTACACTCAAAAAAAACAAGGGGATGGCTGTGGCCTGATTCCCCAAGGGAAAAAATTGCTGGGGTGCTCATGTCTCTTAACAAGACAGTCCAAAACCCAGATAATGATTACACGGAAG ATGATGTGCCAAACGCGGCTGCAGTGGCAAAGATCAATG ATTCGAATAAACCGAATCATGTGGATGTGCGAAATAAAAAACGCAGTGCAGCGAGTGATGATTTACTGAAAAAAG caTCTGGCAATGATCGGGGGAATGGCAATGGTAAGCGAATGAAGAATGATGTGTCGGCAAAAG CATCGGGCAATGATCGGGGGGATGGCGATGGTAAGCGAATGAAGAATGATGTGTCGGCAAAAG CATCTGGCAATGATCAGGGGAATGGCGATGGTAAGCAAATGAAGAATGATGTGTCGGCAAAAG ATCGGGGTAGGGCTGACAAAACACCAGAGATGATAGATGGAGAAAGGTGCGGAGATGCCACTACAAAAAAATGCTACATGTGGAGACATAGGCAACAAAGAAAATGA
- the LOC110869879 gene encoding uncharacterized protein LOC110869879, translating into MQGLFDAPTFHLLTQEGDDVDDTHDKNQEGKGTAEKDIRRNALIKELESRRRKPVGRFARSRDDHEDEMGIDITTEEQRIWDFLFDVKYSMTRGMVISLSSGVTKKFGQSAGDVIFESIYGLELTKTLMRTLREEVKVCSDVVDAWVDVMNFEELDRTDGCPTRVYFNTTVIDSWLLTDSTCDDDERMQTFGERMVVGGAYDFIGIKMGFFPILENDEYYMLVFDLENGEITVIDHKPDRTPLAGIRDHQDYYKKDTPYKVKHMLDNYLEHCKHPLKDKIAPAKIKRCDIHWATSAHPMDSAVFLMHHISNWKQKQKQKQILTLRKKFATRILLCDVNVVKGKVRDAALSV; encoded by the exons ATGCAAGGATTGTTTGATGCGCCTACCTTTCACCTGCTCACACAAGAAG GTGATGATGTCGATGATACGCATGACAAAAATCAAGAAG GGAAGGGAACGGCTGAAAAGGATATCAGACGTAATGCTTTGATAAAGGAACTCGAATCAAGACGAAGAAAACCAGTTGGTAGGTTCGCCCGCTCACGTGATGACCATGAAGACGAAATGGGAATAGACATTACAACGGAAGAACAGCGTATTTGGGATTTTCTATTCGATGTGAAGTACTCAAT GACACGTGGAATGGTCATCTCCTTGTCTAGCGGGGTAACAAAAAAATTTGGTCAATCTGCTGG AGATGTTATCTTCGAGAGTATATACGGCTTAGAACTCACAAAAACGCTGATGCGCACTTTGAGGGAGGAAGTGAAGGTCTGCTCTGATGTAGTTGATGCTTGGGTAGATGTGATGAATTTTGAAGAACTTGACAGAACCGACGGCTGCCCAACGCGGGTTTATTTTAACACAACTGTGATA GACAGCTGGCTTTTGACGGATTCTActtgtgatgatgatgaacgTATGCAAACGTTCGGCGAAAGGATGGTCGTAGGCGGCGCATATGATTTCATTGGGATCAAAATGGGTTTCTTTCCAATCCTCGAGAATGATGAATATTACATGCTTGTTTTCGATCTGGAAAACGGTGAAATAACCGTCATAGACCACAAGCCTGATCGCACACCCTTAGCTGGCATTAGGGATCATCAAGACTACTACAAAAAAGATACACCATACAAAGTG aagCATATGCTGGACAATTATTTGGAGCATTGCAAACATCCGTTAAAGGATAAAATTGCACCAGCCAAGATTAAAAGGTGTGATATCCATTGGGCGACAAGTGCACATCCAATGGATAGTGCAGTATTCCTTATGCACCACAT TAGCAACTGGAAGCAAAAGCAAAAGCAAAAACAGATTCTTACCCTCCGAAAAAAATTCGCTACACGCATACTACTCTGTGATGTCAATGTGGTGAAGGGAAAGGTTCGTGATGCTGCATTATCAGTGTAA